A window of Deltaproteobacteria bacterium genomic DNA:
GCTTGTGCTATGCACGACCCTGACGGCAAACTACTGGCAAGCTGCCTACTCACCGTCGCCTGTATCGATATCCAGCGCGGCAAACCCACGCGCTGGCCAGAGGCTGTCCTACGACGGTTTTTCCATGACGCCACCTCCACTGAGCGATCGCCTGATGTGGCTTACTCCGCTTGAGAGGTCTTAGTTCGGGGTCAAAGTCAGCGTGAAACTAGGCGCCTGGATGGAGTTGGTCTGGTCCACCTCAGATTCACTCACGGTATTTTGCCAATTGACCCAAATATCAAGGCGTCGGTCCTGCGCTTTGGCCACGGTAAATGGTTGGTCATAGGTCAAAACGGGATTGTCCAAGGTGATCGCAAGGTCATCCTGATAACGCCCAGCACCTGTGACAGCGGAGTCAAAGGTCACGGCGATACTAGAATAAACAACGCCAGCATCAGTAGCCATGTCGTACGTAGTAATGATCTGCGGGCGACTAATAATGCGCAAATCGATAGGTTCACCGTCGTATCCAGTGACCGTGGTCCCATCTGATTTGGTTAAGACTACGGACTTTAGGGTGTAGAGTTGAAATATGGGGTCTTGTGTGCCCACGGCACCCTCTGGCACTGCTGCATTACCGGTCATAGCAATGTTGAGTTTAGTGGTGACCGTCGTCGCGCTGAGTACGTCGGCGCATCCGCTAAGGATGATGAGGCATGTCAGCTCAGCGGTTCGCTTTATAACGGAAGTAGGAAAATGTACCATACGTAAATTGATGCTCTGGTTATGGTTAGAACTTGCGTGTGTTCCCTGACTCACGCCTGATCGCACTAGGGTAACGTAAAGCGAAACACCTTGGCTTGGTAACTATCTCTGCCACCGGCCACGGCGTAATTGATGGCCATGAGATGCTTTCTGGCATCAACGCTGCGGCTGATGGCACGTGCTACTTGCGGTGCGCCTAAGGCCAAAGTATCCAGCCTTATCATGCTACCATCGCCAATCGCGCGTTGCACAATCGGGCGCCCTAGAACGTCTAGTTTGGCCCCAACACCCGAGTCTTCGATAAAGCGTAAAGCTTCAGCCGGAGTGATCCCTGGCTGAGGCGTAACGATGACCTGGTCAGTTCTAATGGCTCGCAAAGTCGGGTGGTCGTTCGATCCCAACCAGACGGCATTCGCACTGCTCATGGTCCAATGATCGAGAAGGAGCGGCAACCTAAAAGCCAAATAGCCCTCATCCGTGGCTACCACTGCCACCCACGCGGCATCATCTGGTGCAAACACAGGGGCTGCGAGCCAAATATCGACAGTCATGCCGCGGGTCAGTTTTTGTGGGGCTGCACTGCGGTAGAGAAAATTACGCAAGTGGTCGTAGAACCGCGCATGGAATTCAGTTTTGTTGAATTTGTAAATTTTGCCGATGACCTGCACGGAGTAGTAGCGCTCGCGTTCACAAATCGTCACCGGATGCTGCGCGTTCTCCTTACTTATGTTGTAGCAAGGGTCAGAGCCTCCACTCAGCACGGGATCACTCGGTGAGCGGAGGAATAAATAGGAGCAACCACTGGTGCTAAGTCCCAGTATGATGGCTACAAGCCTCATTATGATCGCCATTGTCAGTGCCTCCGCATGACTTACGGGTCGGCAAGTTTTGCCCGGGGCTTGAGGCAGATGGATTGGTAGACCCTAAGTAAACGGGATTACTTTGAGCTAAGTTGGGCTGTTAGAGGCGATGGGTGAATTGCATGGCGTGCCGTCTTGGTTCAAAAATCCCCGATAGAAATCGCATAGCCACGACGCGGTTCCCAGAGGGTATTTTTGGCGTTCAAAATTGGGATGTTGAATACTGCTGGCTTAGTGACGCAAACTACTAAGATAGCGTCATCAAAATGTAGTTTTTATGCATCTATCAACCTCTTGACGGAGGTTCGACCGATTTGAAGGCGCCGTGCAATCTCTGATTGGCTTACTCCTCGTTTATGAAGAGTCTTAACCTTATCGGCATGCATACCGGCTGTCAGTGGTCGGCCATGTGGTCGGCCTTTTTTACGCGCTTCAGCAATCCCAGCTCTAATTCTTTCGGAAAGAAGATCCCGCTCGAATTCAGCAAAAACGCTGAGCATGCCAGCGAATGCCCGACCTGATGGGGTTGTGAAGTCAAGTGCTTCAGTAATGGAAACAAAACCAACACCTACTTCTGTTAGGGTTTGCAATGATGAAACTAAATCCACAATGGACCGGCCCCAGCGATCAAGCTTCCAGACAATGATGGCATCAATTTCCCGTCGAATTGCGGCGCTGATAAGATCTTGTCGCTTCTGTCGGTGAGCTCTTCCTGATCCGACTTCTTCTACTACTGAAACAAGTTGCCACTTTCTCTTACGAGCATAGGATTTCATAGCCGTTATCTGAGCTGAAAGTGTCTTTTGATCTGATGTTGAGACTCTTGCATAGCATGCAGCTCGCATGTTTACCCCCTGCCCAAAAACCTATTAAAAATTAGCGGCGAGCGCCGCGGCTTTTACTGCATTAAATTTTCTAAATCTCACCTGCCTAAAAACTATAGTTTTTAGGCAAGTAAGCCTATCATCCTATATTGCAATTCATCAACTAATCGAGGTCCCATTATGTCACCCGCTCTGCTGCCCTTTGGATATTTAATTGGTGCTGAGGAGTTTGCTCGATTTGTAACCAGTTCGCCCGGGAAGCGAAGGCGTATTTACCCCCCTGACGTGACGCTTCGGGCCTTTTTGTCTCAAGTTGTTGGTCGGGCTGGATCATGCCAAGAAGCCGTCACAGAGGTCTGTTTGGCAAATACACTCAATTCCAAGCGGTCGCCCTCGCTCAACACGGCATCCTACTCCAGAGCACGAGGTCGTCTGAATGTTGCTGCCATCAAGGACTTGGCGCCCCACCTTGAGGACAAAATGAAGTTCTCACAGCCACTTAAGGAAGCACTAGACGCTATGAGACAAAGGATTACAAACAAGGACGGTAGGCCGATGTATTGAAGCAGTAAGTGTTGAGCCTAAAGTAGCAGTATTCATGGGATGTTTTTTGAAAATTCGAAGACCACTAAAGCAATTGCGTAAAGACACCGATAAGAGTACTGTTAAAGATACTTCGATGCATCATTGCATCCATCCGTCCGGAGAAATATATGGAATTCAAAACGGTTACAGTTACCGACCTAAAAAAAGATGCCAATAGGCTGTTTGCTGATGTGAGCCGAGATAAACCCCTACGGATTCTTCACAGAGCGCATGACATCAAGGTGGTGATCACATTGGACCACTACCTAGACCTCATTGCCTATTGGCAGAGCGGGACAAAAACCCAACCCACAGAAAGAACCCCTCTCGGTGAGCAGCTACAGCGCGTACAGCGAGAATTTAACGAGCTAAACAAAATATTAGATACTGACGCTGATGATGGAGGAGTACGACTTGGCAGCAAAGTGGCGCTACCGTAATAAAGAAGTCGAACATCAGGTTGAACTGCGTGCCTTACAGAAAGCTCTTTTTACGGGTGACCTTGGTACAGCTGCTCGGTATCTGCAAAAGATTGATGAGCTGATTAAAAATATTGAGGCCTTTCCATACATGGGACAGGCATGCGGTAAAGCAAATTACAGGTACAGTGTGCTCGGTACCGCATCACCCGGAGAAGGTGATGTATTGGTGTGGAGCTGGGACGGGATTAACTTAGTCGGTGAAGGTATCTACCAAAGCTTGCCGCCTGAATATTTGCCATAAGTTTTTGGCCCTAATTCACACCGGTCTCCGCAATGTTCAACCGGTAGGCGCTGGCGCCGCCAGCGCCTACCGTCGCTAGCACACCAACCGCTTTGGGTAGGCACTGCATCTGCCCCTGCTGAACCGTATTTCTATCCGATATCCACCCAGCACCTCTTATTGGACTTTTGCAGTATAAGCGGATATGTTTATTTTTGACATTTATGTTATAATATGACATATGGGGGCTGGACTTGGACTCAGCTAGTCTAAAACGTCGCCTGAGAGATGCTGTTATCAATGGCCAACTTCGTTATACGGAGCATGCCCTCCAGCGGATGGATGAAAGGGGTTTTGTGTTCCCGGACATCGAAAGGGTGCTTAAAAGTGGCATGCATGACCAAGCCCGCGACACTCTGGTTGGAACTAATTGGCGCTATCGAATTTCCGGCACAACAATCGACGGCAATGCTCTAGCGGTTGTCATTGAAATGGAACCAGAGGTCGTCATCATCACGGTTATTGGGTGAAGGAGCTAAGTGTGAAAAAAACCATTAAAAAGAAGAATTACGAACTAAAGGGGTTCGGATTTCCAGTAGTCATCGCCGAAGTAGAATTGGTAGCTAACGGCGATGATTACTATCCCCGCATCGACAGCCGCAAAATACAAGATCTTGTATTCGACAGTTTGCGCCATGCACACTGTAAAATGATTGGCTCACAACTAGTTTTCATCAGAAAATATATGGACATGACTCAAGCTGAATTAGCTAAAGCCCTCGGGCTAGCAAGCCACACTACGGTCAGTCAATGGGAGTCTAGTGGCTCTAGCGTGCCCAAAGGCTTTGACTCCCTGTATATCGCAGCACTACGAGCACTGATGGCAAAGTATAGAGGCGAAGCAGCACTAGATTTAGCAACTTTTACTCGCGCTATCAGTGATGATCTCGATCCCCCTCAAACTGTCCTCGCGATCTCCGCATAATTGCCGACATCCTTTGAGAGCCTAATTTTGCCATCTATATCATCAAAAAAAACAATTCGATCGAGTTCGTCAGCGTCGAAGAAGTCAACCTCCACGATTACTAGGAGGTCCAGAGCGCAGGGTTCCGATGCATTGCAGTTTCTAAACCAGCTCACGGGAAAGCTCACTTTTGCGAAAGTTATTAGGTCAACGAAAAAGGTCGCAAGACTGTCAGTCCAGCTAGGGCTTGGGCCTGGGCCAAAAAACTTGGCTACCATCCGCAGCAGTGGGCTGAGTTGGCTCTTCAGGATTTGATAGATAAAGAAGGCCTAAAGGGCGTCACTGTTCGACTTGACGTAGCTTGACCGAAGCACCATTTCTGCGTCTTCCATAATTTCTGCGTCTTCCATAGCTTGGAGTGTGAAACACCCTTGGCCCTCAAAGATCCCAAAGTAGTGAGCGATTTAAAGAGCCTCAGTGTAGCCGCCTTCCGCGCCACGAAGCTTCTGCCAAAGCACATGCGACCAAAGATCGGCGGAAGGGTAGAGGATCACTGCCTAGATGCTTGGCTACTAGGCCGGCAGTTTGCCCTGACTACGAAAGAGCTAAAACCAGGCAATAGCCAGCTACTTCAAGAGGCGCTAGGCCATCTGGACAGTGTTGGCTGTCTATTCGAGCTGTGTCTTGAGCTTAGAGCTATCAGTGATGGCCAGTTTGGCGAAATCATCGCGCTGACAGAGGCCATCCAAAAACAACTCCACGGACTTCTCAAGACCTATGCCGTATCACCTAAATCATGATCTCCTCGGTCAGGTCTCTAACCTTGGCAACGTGACGCGAGCCTTTCGTGCCTGCGCTCGCGGTAAAAGGGGGTCTCGCGGCTATCAGCTGATGCAGATGCAGTTGGCTCGTGAGCTGGTTGCCATGAGTCACCAGTTGGCCAGCGGTGATTGGCCTTGGCAAGCCTACAATAGCTTCGTCGTGTGTGACCCTAAACGGCGGACCATTTACGCGGCACCCTTTAGGGACCGAGTCGTCCACCACGCGATCCACCAAGTGATTGCACCGCTGATCGAGCCACTTATCCCGCCCAACTCGTGGGCTTGCCGCAAGACGATGGGTAGCCGCAACGCCGTCAGTGCACTGACGGCGACTTTAAAAAAGCTGGGTAACGAGCGCTATACGGTCAAACTCGATGTCGCCAACTACTTTGCCTCGATCAGTCACGAGGTCCTTGGCCAGATGCTCCGCCGTGTGATGCCGGATCCCTCTCTTGATATCCTGCTCGCGTCACTGCTCAGCTCGCACCCGGAGTATGCTAGGTGCCGCCGTGGCATTCCCCTTGGCAACCTAACGTCTCAGCTCTTTGCTAACTTTTACCTAAGCCCAGTCGATCATCTCGCCGCGAGACACGAGGGTGACGTCTTTTACATCCGTTACATGGATGACATGGTTTTAGTGGGCGCGAGTAAAAAGACTGTGCTCGATCTAAAAGACCAAATCGTCGCCCTTTGCCAGCGGGAGCTCAGGCTCAAGATTCCTGTCCGTAAGACGGTGCATCTGGCGTCGGATCCCGTGCCCTTTCTTGGCTTCGTTCTTTATGGCACGGGCTACCACGTCCTTGCGCGGACGAAGAGGCGGCATCGACGCAAAGTTAATAAGCTCACGAAGGCGGGCAAGAGAGCGAGCGAGATTGCTGCCGTGGTCGAGTCGTTCGCGGCGTTTGCTAACCTGGACGACGCCTTGCGCATGGTTTCGAACTCGACTACTGTCACGAGCGGTGGACGGCCTAAGGCGTGAGCAGCGTAGGACGCGCTGCTTCGGGGGGCGAATTGGAACAATGGCTCGAACGCCGGTCTGTTCGCCGTCAATCTGAACAATGCGCCGACCAACACGAACACGAACATCGGGTTCCGCTGCGCGCTGCAGACTTGATCGACCATGCAAGAAGTCTGCTCTCACGGGAGCAGACCATGACTCAGGGTCAAGGCACCCGGCCGCTCACCTGGGCTGACCCACCGCTTTTGCGGTGGGGGTCCGAACCCCGCCCGTCAAGCTTGCGCATGAGCGAGCCAAAGGCCGGCAATACGTCGCGCTCAAGAAACTGGGCCGCCTTCTGGTGCCTTTGGTAAAGGGGAGCATCTGCCGCCAACACACCGATGATGCTGCCAATGGCGGCCCTAGCCTTATCGTAGTTAAGACGCTTTGCCGCACCAAATCCGTAGTAGCCGGCACCGAGGTGAGAAAGCACGTCGCGGCACCGGGCGTCAACAAAAGCGGCGAGGTCGGGTGTTTCATCGGCAAAGTTGAGCTGATCGCGGGCCGCTAGGAAAAGACGGTAGCAGGCTAGGTTGTGTATGGCTGCTGTCGCTAGGGATCCTGCCTTTGACTGAGTCGCCTTAGATGGAGGTGAAGGCGGCTCGCTAGTGCTGACGGGTGCCGCCACTCCTGCTGCCTCTTTCGTCAACTTGGCGTGAAAGCTCATGAGCGAAGCGCGGTCGACGTACCAGCAGTTGGCCACTTTGACGGCGCGGATCGCTTTGAGCTTGATGTACTTGCGGACGGTCTTTTCTGACATATGAAGGAGGCTCGCCGCCTCGTCTAGGCCAATCTCCGCGGGTGCTTCTTTGCGCTGGGCCATCGTGGATCCTCTTTCTTTGTATCGTTGCCGTCAGGTGTAGGCGTCGACGAGGTCGTCGATTATGCACGAGCAAGGCAGCCTTCGGGTAGGGAGAAGTGGAAAGCCTTCCGGAAGTTCCGGAACTTCAGCCGGCAAAAAAGCCAATGATTTACTAATAAACCGCCTTCCGTTTGTTTATAGAAAACTGCAAAAGGATTCATCAGCACCCATTTTAAAGTGATTAATACCGGATGCTTAAAGAGAACCGGAAAGGCGCAAAATGTTACCGCTCGGACTTTCCACTTCTCCCCCGCCCCTTTCCGGAAGTTCCGGAAGGGTGCCTAAAAAAGGCCTAAAATACAGAAAAATTAGTAAGAAGTTACCCATAGAAATCGAGTGGTTGTTAGAAAGTTCCGGAACTTCCGGAACGTTCCGGTTGGTCCAAGCCCTTCCGGAAGCCCTGAAGTTCCGAAATGGGACGATTTTGCAGGCACCTAAAATCTTGGAGGCTAGTTAAAAAATAGGCAAACCAAGTAAAATTAGATGTTTAAGAAAAACGACCCTAGTCCAGACACCGAGAAGTGGAAAGGAGAAGTGGAAAGGCATCCGGAACTTCCGGAACCACCCTTTCCGGAACTTCCGGAACTTCCGGAAGGCCAAAAAAATTTCCGCCCAGCTGTCGCTGGGCGGAAGAAACTCAATGATTAATGATCTAATGACACAATGACTAAATGATCACCCTAAGGCTGCAGCGCGCAGCGGAACCCGATGCCCGTGTGCGTGTAGGTCGGCGCAGAGGCCAGACCGACGGCGAACAGACCGGCGACCGAGCCATGGTGCCAATCCGCCCCCCGAAGCAGCGCGTTCCCTGCAGCCGTGCAGCCATAGTATTGACCCGCACCGTTCGCGGATGTGAGCGCGCCGCTGGGGCCTGCGACCTTCTTCTCCCAGTCTGTGACATTGGCGTTATCCCACTGGACCCAGCCAGTGTTGTACCAATTAACACTCGTGCACTGCATATCGGTCCACTCCCAGACGTTACCGGAGAGGTCCCAGATCACGTTGCCGTTACTCAGGACGTGGGTGCGCATTTGCGAGTTGTTGGCCGCCCCTGCAGAATAACCAGTGGTTGCATAGGACTGACCGGTGCCTGAGTAAATGTTGGTGTCTGTCCTAAGTGAGCAGGAAGCATTAGCTGCGTCCGCTAAAGACGCGGTGAGCGTGCAGTTAGTTACAGCCCCTTCGGTAGTAGCAGCAAGAGCATTAGCTGGGACGTTGTCAGTGTGTCCTGTCGCCAGTTGGATCCCAGCCGTCGAGTTGATATCGTTAATGGCCGTGGCCTCAATGTTGCGCGCCATCGTCATCCACTCGCCCTCAGTCACAAGATGGGCGCCGACACGCTGGCAGACGTCTTTGGCCTCGTACCAGCTGATACTGACAAATGGTGTACCGGAAGCGGTTGAGACTGGAAGGCCCGTGGTGCTGTCTTTTTTGGCCTCGTACTTCATGACGCAAAAGTCTTTAAAGCTAAACCTGTCATCTTTTGGGACTAACACATAGCCGGTGGGACAGGTCCCAGATCCTGAACCGGCGGTGGCATTAATCGTGATCGCGCCAGCCGTATTGTCGATGGTGACACCGGTGCCTGCCGTGAGAGTTGAAAGAGTGAAACCAGTGCCGTTACCGATGAGTAGTTGGCCGTTCGCTGCGCTCGATCCATCGACACCAATGCCGCCTCTAGCTGCACTGAGAGTACCAGAGCTGATCAACGCAGCACTATGTGGCGGGAGATCCGAGGCTTCAAGGGTGAGACCTTCGATGGCGCGGCCTTTCGCGTCGATTCTAAGTTTGGCGTAGGTACCTGCCACAATGCCGGTAGTTGATAGTGATGCTGTCGCAGATCCAGGCCCTGAGGCGGCGACATCACCGGTGAGTGCCGTCAGGTAGCTGCCTGCAGCCTGTTTACTGTTAAACGTGGTCCAGTCGGTGGCCGTTAGGTAGCCGTCGGTAGAGGTGGAAGACTGCGGAATTTTATTTGCCGGTAGTGCCGGGATTTCTGAGGCTGAGATTGCGGCGACAGTGACAGTGCCACCGTTTGACGTTTGTTTTAGAAACTGACCAGCCCCGCCCGTGCTAGCTAGATTTGCACCAGTGCCGCCGTTTGCAACTCCAAGAGTGCCGTTCACAGCATTAGTGGAGGCAAGATTCACGGTGCCGAACGTAGGTTGGTTGCTCGCATTCACCGTTAGGATATTGTACTGACTGCCTGCGGCCGTCGATGAGAGAGCTGAGCTGGACCCGATCACTACACCGTTATTGGTGAAAGCACCGACGCCGGTACCGCCGTTGGCTATGGCCAGGGTGCCGGTCGTCAGGCTAGTGGCACTGATGGGTGGAAGATCACCGGGCTCAAGAGTCGCGCCGCTGATGACGCGGCCTTTAGAGTCGGTGGTCACTTTAGTATAGTTGCCAGCAGTGCCCACAGCCGCAAGAGTGGGGTCTGGGAAGTTACCAGTGAGATCACCGCCCGCTGCACCTGTAGGCGCGACACCAGAGACCCAGTTGAGGGTCCCAGTACCGTTGGTTGAGAGCACTTGGCCAGCTGAGCCGTTAGTACCGGGTAGCTCCCACGTGAGCTGCGACGAAAGCGTATCGGGAGCTTTAAAGGCGACGAAGTTAGTGTTGGCTTTGTCGTTTAAGACGAGCTTGCTAGCGTTTGTACTGTCGCCTCTGACGGTGACGTCCCCATTAGATGTCACTGTCGAGGCTGTGAGAGCTCCAGTAGCCGCTGTGCCGGTCGTATTGATGGTGGTGGAGCCACCGATACTTGATGCTCCGTTGATCGTGGCGCCAGTTATAGTTTTGTTGGTCAGTGTTTCTGGGGCATCACGCGTCACGACTACGCCTGAAGCCGGAAACGTGGCTGTAGAAATGACACCGGTACCACCGTTACTCCTATCCAAGATCCCGCCGACCGAAGCTGCCTTAGAAAGGTCAATAGCACCAAAGGAAGGCTGACCCCCAGCGCTCGGCACGCGCAGAACCTGGTCAGCGCTCGGTGAGGCCGTCGCCACCAGATTACCGGTGCCGTTACCTAAAAGGACGCCGTTTAGGTTGAAGTTTGTGCTACCAGTACCACCTACGGCGACGGCTAGTTGCCCACTCGTAATCTTCGCTGCATTTAACTCTGGGATATCAGCTGCAGCTAAGGCGGTACTGCTTATGACCTGACCCTGGGCGTTTGTGATGACTTTGGCGTAAGTGCCAGCCGTACCGATATTGGCAAGACTCACGGTCACAGTTCCACTAGCAGGCGAGGCCGCGATGCCAGTGCCTGCACTAACGCTACTTACTTTATTTGAAAACGATGTGTAATCGGCGTTGGAAATTAGCCCTGCACTGACACCTGCTCCTGCCGAAGCCAGCGGGATATTGAGTGTATGGACACTGCCCACCGGTGTAAACGCTAGGCTGCTCCCATTGGTGGTGGTAGCAAAACTCTGCTCGCCAGCCGTGACCCCGCCTAGGCTCGTGACGCCTACGCCAGCTATGCCAAGCGCCTTGACGGCAGAGCCGTCCCAGTATTTGATTTGACCAGAGTTCTCGTTAAACCAGGTTTTGCCTTTGTCGTTAGTTGTGAGTCCAGTCGGATCCGCTGTGTGTGCGCTAAGGCCTAGGGTCTTAGACGCAGCCATCTCAATACTGCCGGCATTGGCAAGGGCGTTAGCGTTCATGTCGATTGCGCCAGTCATGGTGTCGCCACCTTTGTTTAGCGGCGTGTAGCCAAGGGCGTTTTGTTTGGCGTTAAAAGTTGTCCAGTCCGTAGCTGTCAGATAGCCATCGGTTGAGGTGGTAGCCTGCGGTATTTTATTTGCCGGTAGTGCCGGGATTTCTGAGGCTGAGATAGCGGCGACAGTAACGGTGCCACCGTTTGACGTCTGTTTTAGAAACTGTCCTACGCCACCTGTGGCGCTAAGGTCTACTCCCGTACCACCGCTTGCAAGTGGGAGGACACCACTCACGGCAGACGGGCTAGCGATGTTTAGAGCGCCAAATGACGGCACACCACCAGTCGTTGGTACCCGCAAGATCTGGTCGGCGCTGCCCGCTGCGGTGGTGAGTAGATTTCCTGCGTCGTTTCCAAGCACAACACCGTTCGCTGTGAAGTTCGTTGCTCCGGTGCCACCATTGGCGACTCCGAGAGTGCTGGATACCTCCGTTGCAAGGTTGATGTTGCCGCCACTGGCGGCTTCAGTAATCCGACCTTGTGCATCAACCGTAATCGTAGCGCGTGCGTAAGTGTTTGGGGTCACTCCGGTGGTGGAGAGACTGATGGTCCCACTGCTCGTGATCGGGCCGCCGGTAAGCCCAGTCCCCGTAGCCACACTGGTAACAGAGCCGCCACTGGCGAGCTTGGTGTAGGCGCTGCCATTCTCCGAGACCTTAAATTCGTTTGTACTTTGATCGAAATAAATGCGGCCATGTCCGCTGCTACTCAGCGCTGGGGCTGTGGTTGCTGGGAGTGATAACTGCGCAAGAGATAATTCACCAGTCACCGTATCGCCAGCTTTATTGAGCGGTGTGTAACCAAGTGAGGCGGTGATATCAGCGCTAGCGATTGTCCCTACCGTGACGATACCGCCAGAGGTCGTTTGTTTGAGGTAGTGCCCTGCGCCACCAGTAGCACTGAGATCGGCACCGGTACCTCCGTTGGCGCGCGCAAGTACACCCGTCACAGCAGCAGGCGAGCCCAAATTGACGCGACCAAACTCAGGACCACTGGCGCCCACTACAAGGACGTTATTTTGTACGCCGGGAGCTGTGGCCGAAATCGGTCCAGCGCCAGCTCCGACCAAGACGCCGTTATTCGTAAAACTTGTAGCTCCGGTCCCGCCACCCAGCACTGCGAGCGCGCCTGAACTAGTGCCGCTACTCGTGAGCGTTTGCGGCACCCACTCTGTGCCGCTATAGGTCAGCACCTGGCCTGGTTGCGGCGCGGTACTCGAAACCGTTTGTCCCTGGATGCTGCTGGCTGTTGCCGCGGCGGGAGTGCCCCAGACGAGCTCCCCACCAGCGTTCTTGGTGAGAAACTGGTTCGTAGCTGGAAGGGATTTTAGAGCTAGACCCAGAGTTCCGTCGCTACCGAAAGAGAGCGTCTTACCGTCTACCGGTACGCGCAACGCAAGAGGCACGTAGCTATACTTCTGACGTGGATAAGTTTTGCCGCCTGCGGTGATCTCAATAAAAACTGGCTCAGAGCCGTCACCAAATACGGCCTCGACCTGAGAAGGCATGAGATTGATATTAAGACTTATGACGCCGTTAGTGGGAAATACCCCTGTGTAAGGGTAGTTCTGGCCTAGTTGAGTGCCACCCGCTTCAGCAGTGTAAAACCTCACATCGATGTCGAGAGGCCCATCTATAGGTGACCCGTTAGCATTCGTCAGTCGTGCCGAGTAGACGAGTGGGTAGTAAGAAGCAGCTGCCACGGACTCACGGGTAAAAAGTAAACCTAACACCAGCAAGGCAACTTCAAGACCGTTGCATCGCCGATGTAGTAGTCCTTGTTTTCCCTTTGCTCTGCCCATGGTTCCTGGCCCTGCCACATCGTAGACATCAGTTCTGTGTGGCTAAGTTAGGTTATCGGAACCGAAGGGTGAAACTTGAGGTTTAAAAATTGAGCACTTATAGGGTCAAAGTTACGTGAAGTTAGGACCTAGTGTCAGGTTTTTTTACACCACGCATCTTACGCACGGTGACCCTGGAAACTTGGAGTCCTGCTCCTTGGAAACCCTGTGGCTTTAAAAGCCCCTTCCAATGCCTTTTCCCTTCGCTTCGCTACGCCTTCGTCCGTCCCTGATGGGACGGCCTCAGTTGCTTTAGTGATTTCTACACACCCTATGCACCTAAAGTGCTGGGGGCGCATCGCTAGTGGATGCAAGTTGCCGTGATGATGGTCGTTATACGTATACCTACGTATACGATCGTGACACGTACAAGATTCTAATCTTACGGAATCAATGACTTCTTTCGGGTTTAGCGCGGTATACCGCGCTAAACTGCACTAGATTGTGCGCACTCTCTACATAGGACAGGCAGCACATTTTATGTGTGACGGGAGCTAAAAAATGCGTGTCTAGCTGCTTCCCAACAACAACAAACGCCCAGCCGCAACCACTACATCACCGGAGCCAAAACCAAGTGGCTCTTTCCGCGCGCTGACAAGTGAGCCCTGACAAGTTCTTGGTGCTGA
This region includes:
- a CDS encoding recombinase family protein — protein: MRAACYARVSTSDQKTLSAQITAMKSYARKRKWQLVSVVEEVGSGRAHRQKRQDLISAAIRREIDAIIVWKLDRWGRSIVDLVSSLQTLTEVGVGFVSITEALDFTTPSGRAFAGMLSVFAEFERDLLSERIRAGIAEARKKGRPHGRPLTAGMHADKVKTLHKRGVSQSEIARRLQIGRTSVKRLIDA
- a CDS encoding DUF4258 domain-containing protein; the protein is MDSASLKRRLRDAVINGQLRYTEHALQRMDERGFVFPDIERVLKSGMHDQARDTLVGTNWRYRISGTTIDGNALAVVIEMEPEVVIITVIG
- a CDS encoding helix-turn-helix domain-containing protein, translated to MAQRKEAPAEIGLDEAASLLHMSEKTVRKYIKLKAIRAVKVANCWYVDRASLMSFHAKLTKEAAGVAAPVSTSEPPSPPSKATQSKAGSLATAAIHNLACYRLFLAARDQLNFADETPDLAAFVDARCRDVLSHLGAGYYGFGAAKRLNYDKARAAIGSIIGVLAADAPLYQRHQKAAQFLERDVLPAFGSLMRKLDGRGSDPHRKSGGSAQVSGRVP